Proteins from one Papio anubis isolate 15944 unplaced genomic scaffold, Panubis1.0 scaffold918, whole genome shotgun sequence genomic window:
- the LOC108583703 gene encoding uncharacterized protein LOC108583703, whose amino-acid sequence MLGRQSRRGDWKSRQASEPSKEEPGRTGQTQRPAPGVGGGAVGSRLSSITSSWEPSRCGKVGGRQARKRPSPRPPAAEQDSLPGGHRCQGTGKTLLPHRAPPRNAAHTPPDAASPRTPARPLCPPIPGRCRVDGWGRPCFPTTPQTRPKALSEHSGVGRAGRPLDGAQARAAHGASRALISGDACPPRPRGRTVTAGLHGKGTRRMPRRAGPGLGGSEGDAEAAAAAGWGGAGRGGAWRDRPSLCPPEPTGASLPTSASVAPRRLQAPTGSSAPTRLSIRLFACPRQ is encoded by the exons ATGCTGGGTCGCCAGAGCCGCCGAGGAGACTGGAAGTCCCGCCAGGCCTCGGAGCCCAGCAAAGAGGAACCCGGGCGGACAGGTCAAACCCAGCGGCCGGCTCCGGGGGTGGGTGGTGGCGCTGTGGGGAGCCGCCTGAGCAGCATCACCAGCAGCTGGGAACCCTCCCGGTGCGGGAAGGTTGGCGG GAGACAGGCCAGGAAGCGCCCCAGCCCACGACCGCCCGCAGCAGAGCAGGATTCCCTCCCCGGCGGCCACCGCTGTCAAGGGACGGGCAAGACTTTGTTACCCCACCGCGCGCCACCGCGGAACGCTGCACACACACCTCCAGACGCCGCTTCCCCCAGGACGCCCGCCCGCCCGCTCTGCCCACCTATCCCTGGACGCTGCCGGGTGGACGGGTGGGGACGGCCCTGCTTCCCCACGACTCCCCAGACGCGCCCCAAAGCACTTTCGGAGCACAGTGGAGTGGGAAGGGCGGGGCGGCCCCTCGACGGCGCCCAGGCGAGAGCGGCTCACGGGGCTTCCCGGGCCCTGATCTCGGGGGACGCCTGTCCGCCTCGTCCCCGGGGGAGGACAGTGACCGCCGGTCTGCACGGGAAGGGGACTCGGCGCATGCCCCGCAGGGCCGGCCCAGGACTGGGAGGCTCGGAAGGCGATgccgaggcggcggcggcggcggggtggggcggggcggggcggggcggggcgtgGAGGGACAGACCTAGTCTCTGCCCGCCGGAGCCCACAGGCGCCTCGCTCCCCACCTCCGCCTCGGTCGCTCCCCGGAGGCTCCAGGCGCCCACAGGAAGCTCCGCCCCGACCCGCCTATCCATCCGCCTCTTCGCCTGTCCTCGCCAATGA